A stretch of DNA from Juglans microcarpa x Juglans regia isolate MS1-56 chromosome 5D, Jm3101_v1.0, whole genome shotgun sequence:
acgtgaaaatgaaaaattacagtTTATATCTACTTCAGTAGACTTTGAAATTAGCCATAAAAGTTAGATCTGAACGATCTGATTCGATGATCCGCCACTATCTTCCCAACGATCGGCTTAGGAAGTATCTTGTACTGCTTGTATCTCACAAGAAGTGTcgagaaattataaatttatctttttaaccttaaaagaaacaaaataaattaagaaaataagataaataagagaaaggaagagagtaAGAGAGGAGATGGGAGGGAAGGAGAAAGGAGCCCCCTCCTCCTCCACGATTTGGAGGATTTATTAGAGAGAATTTGAGAGAGAGTGTCGGCATTAGTGTTTCTGAACCCAattaaccaatatatatatatatatatatatatatatatatatatatataaacatatattttggaaggtaaaaagtaaataaatgatCATAATCTCCAAAACTAGTgcataaaaaaagtattttatgttacgtttggatgttgaagtgagttgagttgagatgataaaatattgttaaaatattattttttaatattattattattttaaaatttgaaaaagttaaattatttattatattttgtgttaaaatttgaaaaagttgtaatgattaattaaaatgagttgagagtagttaTGGATCCAAACGAATGCATGGTGGCTTAAGCACTTATTATCTCACATCCTCATCCTCATGACTCTTTAGCAACGTGAAACTACCTAATGCGACCTACCTAAAATTTGCTGCTTTTAagtgttgaagtgagttgaattgagttgaattaaaataataaaatattattttttaatattattattattttaaaattgaaaaaagttaaattatttattttattttatattaaaatttaaaaaattataatgataaattaaaataaattaaaatagattgaCGAACCAACGAAACCTAATGTTCATTTCACCAACTCAAAACAAGGATATAAATCTTCTAAGTTTATGTTCCAACTTcacccaaaaaagaagaaaaaaaaaaaaaagtagtttcATCTCTGAGACAGCTTACCTCACATCCTTTTTTTCCTCTGTCATATCCTAAAATCATGATGTGACAACTGGTACCAAAATCAAGAACCTTGGATTGATTCCTTGACGCGGTTTAATAGTGGGTAAGTACTATTGAAAGACAAGTCATGAGCATATACATTATAGTGGTTACGTAGATAGATACTTGTGCCCAACAGTGAAGTTCAGCTCCGAAACCATTGCTTGTGCCTAAATATCATTCTTTTTGTAGACACGGTTTGTGATAATTCGATCTGGATGGCGAGAACAAAACCATCCATGTGCATAATCATGTTAAATGTTACTAAATgctaagataaatataaaagaatgagacgttatttaaataataagatgagataagataaaataattttagatgagttgaataaaatattaataaaatattattttttaatattattattattttgagattcaaaaaaattaaattatttattatattttacatgaagatttaaaaaaattataatgatgaaatgagttgagattacttatcaatccaaacgaggcctaagtctACTTCTGcttattagttaaattttttgaacaagtgataattttatataatatcgtAGCAGAGAtcttaaatttgaattattacattttattgaataattacaATTAGCGATTCAACACTACCAACACACACGTTGAAGAAGTTATTGTCAAACCAAATACACACGTTataaatcaacaacaacaacgcAACACAAATTAGCTAGAGagtcaaatcaaaattaagaagatggattaagataatttttatttttacagggCACCCATGTTCTTAAGGCCAAGAACGACCCCAACCCCAATAACATGACCAACAGTTCCACATGCAAGGGTGAAACCAGCTGGGTCACCCGTCTGCAGCCCCGAGTCCCTTACTTCAAGCTTTAGTCCTGCCGTGGCCTTCCTGTTTGCCGATGGTGCCAACCCAAACCTTCCTGCAAATAGCATCAGGCTTGTTGATGCCACAATTATCTGCCCCACAAATTAATACACATTTTCAGTCATCTCCTCtcctaaacataaaaaatttaaaaaattttaaaaaaaaaattattaaggaaaatgatagggatccCGGAGCTCCtgctccaattttttttaatagtttttttttttaattagtgatAAAGAaagtattgtttaataatattgtaaattttttctttttttaaaaatatttaaaagtgttaaaaattatgtaaaaaaaaaaaagaaaaaaaaaacctaaatttttttcacatcatttttttaacacttttatatattttaaaaaaatataatattattaaataatactttcttaatcactaaataaaaataaaaaaaaatggagcggGAGCTCTCCCTAGCATCGCCCAAATATTAAAGTTATCTTAGAGCAAATTACAATACTTCCCACACCCTCACCAAATTAGTGGGTGAGCCAATGAAATCACATCGAGCACCCAAAGCTCCCTTTCCCTTACGTCTCATTGGTTGAATTGCTACCTGAAAACATTAGCTTTTGTGTGTTGGAGAGAGAATAGCTGTACTCCATTTCTCTACATTTACACGTAGAAATGCATGGGCAAAGGGGACACTGAGCAGGCTTCGGACATGAGGAGATACTGGAATTTTGGGTCTTAGCCCACTGTACT
This window harbors:
- the LOC121266222 gene encoding photosystem I reaction center subunit psaK, chloroplastic-like — translated: MVTTVILPQYSGLRPKIPVSPHVRSLVAIQPMRRKGKGALGARCDFIGSPTNLIIVASTSLMLFAGRFGLAPSANRKATAGLKLEVRDSGLQTGDPAGFTLACGTVGHVIGVGVVLGLKNMGAL